Genomic segment of Cytobacillus suaedae:
TACCCGCTTGTTTTAAAGCGATTGCTTCCCATTCACCAACTTGGTTCGCAAGTACATATGCTACTGCAGTTTCAACTGAAGTACCTAGTGCATTTTTATCAAAAGGAGTAGCAGGTGTTTCTACTGTGTCCTCAGTTGTTTCTTCTTCTGTTGCAGTTTCCCATGATTCATATTTAAACGTGATTTGATCTCCAGCTTGAAGCTTGTAACTATCTGCTCCAACAGTTGCTGATTCACCGTTTATATAAAATGCCCAGTAGTAAGTGCCTTCAGATGCAACTCCAGAGATTCCATTAACCATCGTTCCATATTCAGAAACAGAGGTTTCAAGTTGATCATGACCAACGATAACTGTTAATAAATCCAATGCAGTAGGGTTATTTATGAAGCTAACACCCTCAGCTTCTGTAAGGTTTTTCGCATCTTTCCCTGTTACCGTTAGTGTTGCTTTATTTTCTTTAGCTGCAGTCCAATCTTCATATACAAAGCTAATTTGGTCTCCATCTTGTAAGATGTAGCTATCTGCACCAACCCATGCTCCAACTCCATTTACGTAGAAAGCCCAGAAGAAGTTGCCTTCAGCCTTTACACCTTGAATTCCAGTGATCATTTTTCCATACTGACCTTCAGTGAATTCAACGTTCTCTTCACCGACTGCTTTTACAAGTGTATCAAAAGCTGATAAGCCTTCTGCATCCTCAACAGGTGCTAGCTCTACAAGTGTTTCCTCAGCACCGATAACTGTAATCGTTTCCTCTTTGCTTTGCTGTGCAAAAGCTGTTGTATGGAAGCTACCAAACAAAAGAGTAAATGCTACAAGAAATGATAAGAATGTGTTTCGTTTTTTCATCTAATTCTCTCCTATCCGTGTTTTTTCCATAAAAAAAATCCCCTCAGGAGGAGATTTGATGTTAAGTATCACGGACCACGACTTTGCGCTCCGTCTTAACACCCTCCTATCCGCGTAGGTTTTGGTGCAAAAAAAACAGGCAGGTTTCCTGGCTCATGATCATCGCTTCCTATGTCTTCCCATCCTTTGGACAGTGACGTAATATAGGTTGCTCTCATTTACAGTGGCGGGACCGCGTTGGATTTTCACCAACTTCCCTATTAAGCTATATATCTATTACATTCAAAAGATATATAGCACCTGTTTTATGCTAATTTAGTTTTTTATGTCGAATCTTATTATACAAATGTTGGTAGGGTTTGTATAGTGGGAATTACTTTTCCGACAATTGAGTGGCATATGGGCTCCAAATGCCCTGACACTTTTAATCGTCCTCTGTTAATCTCTGAATTGTCATTGCTAGCAATAACGTTCGTTCAGTAAGAGTTGGGATTTCTAAATATTCATCTTCACTGTGAGCATTTCCACCAACTGGGCCCATCCCATCGACAGTAGCCACCCCGTTAGCTGCTGTAAAGGATGCATCAGAGCCGCCACCTGTTGACGTGTCTTGGACATCAATTCCGATTTCTTTTCCTACCTCTTGGATGACTTGTAGTAGTGACTCTGATTGTTCTGTTTTTTCCATAGGAGGGCGGCTGATTTTCCCTCTCATCGTGACTTCTGTTCCTGAAACTTCAGTAGTCGAGCAGATTTCATCAATTTTTTGCTGTAAAATTTTAGCTTGCTCCATATCAGAAATTCGAATGTCAACATGAGCAACCGCTCTTGGGGAAACTGTATTAACTGATGAGCCACCTTCTATTAAGCCAACATTTACACTTATGCCTTTTTCGTGATCCGTAAGGCCGTGGAGTTGGATGATTTTATGGGCTAACTCTTCGATTGCACTTCTGCCTTTTTGTGGTTCAATTCCGGAATGTGCTGCTTTTCCTTTAACAACTAACTTATAGCGCCCTCCGCCTCGTCTAGACGAAACAAGCGAACCATCTTTCCGTGCTGGCTCCACAATCAATGCATATTCTTTCCCTTGGGACTTTTCCTCAATTAACTCACGTGATGTAGGTGAGCCAATTTCCTCATCACTATTTATAATAATTTGGACATTTTCATATCCTGGCGTTCCCGTTGTTACCAATGCTTTTAACGCATATAGAAGTTCAACCTGACTTGATTTCATATCGACCACTCCAGGGCCATAAGCACGATCGCCTTCTATACTAAATGGTCTTTTAGCAACCGTTCCTTTTGGAAACACGGTATCCATGTGGGCAACTAGGATAATTTTAGGATCGACCGCTTCTTTATGTTGAATCACGAGGTGATTTCCGTGCTGTTCTTCTTCCCTAACCTCAACAACAAAGCCAATTTCTTCATATTTTTCTTTTAAAATGGCACCGACTCTATCAACACCTTCTTTATCATGCGATCCACTGTCTATGTTAACCAGTTTCTCGATTAACTGAAGCATTTCTTCTTGTTTATCCTGTAAAAACGTATTCACTTTTTGACCACTCCCGAACTATATTAAAGATTTACCAGAAGGTCCGATGTACTTGTTGAAATTGCCCTTAGCGAACTCAAAAACGGTAATTTCTTTATTCTCCTACTAATATACCATGACATTCTCTGAGTGGATAATGTTCACTTTTTCCAAACTTCTTACTTTAACAAACAGACAATATAGTAAATTGTATAATTATTAGTATACTGATAATTACTAATTATTAGATTACACTTGTTGTAATTTTGTATAAAATTTAAAAAACCCAATTTTTCATATATATTAAAAGGATATTTCTATAGGCTCATAATCTACTTGGTATGTTTTTTAAAAATACAAAAAATATAAATTTTATTGTAACTAGTTCATGATTTGTATATATATTAAACTTAATGAATTTATTTCTTAATGCTAAACTTTAGTAAAACGAAATAAATATCGTGAAAAAGAGGAAGAAGATGAAGAGTTTAGGAAATGAGGATATATTGCCTAAACTCATACATTTTTTAGGAAAATGGCTCATAAGTGACATAGCCCTGTATTTTGGTAATCCAATGGTTTGCCCCGACATCGAATTGGCCACCAAAATTCGAATCAATATTGTATACTCGGTAACGTTCACCTGGATTTAAAACCCTTACATAATGTAGTTTATCACTTTCATCTCTTTTCCAAAGATTAATTCCTTGAGTGATTGTAACATAACCGATTTCACCACGAGGTCCTTTCATAACTTCAACTTTCTCAGTGTAAGGCTCATAATGAACATAATCAGGCATTTTGGTAATCCAATAGTTTGCTCCAACACCATATTGTCCGCCATACTTGTCTTCTATACTGTAAACTCTGTAGCGTTCACCCGGGTTTAGAACTCTAACATATGCCAATTTCCCATTCTCATCTCGAGTCCAAAGGTTAATTCTTCTTACGATTTTTATCGTTCCAATTTCGCCTCGTGGGCCTCTAAGCTGTTCTTGTTCTTTAGTTGGTAGCCCTTGGTTTATATATGGAATTTGAACAATTCCATATCCATATAAAGAGTCTTTTCCAGGAGGACCGATATCCTTAGAAGTCTCCTGTAAAATGGTGCGAAGTTTGCTTGCGGATGCATCAGGATTGGTCTCCATAATAAGAGCCAATACCCCTGTAGCATAGGCAGTGGACATGCTGGTACCACTAAGGATTGCGTATTCATTATTTAGATATGTACTTAGAATAGCCACACCTGGTGCGACAACTTCTAATAAGGGTCCAGTCGCAGAAAAATTTGCACGGATTGCGTTTTTGTCAACTGCACCAACTGCTATTGTTTCGGGGTATCGTCCAGGATAATCTATTGTATCTGTCTCACCGTTCAAATCCCCGTCATTCCCAGCGGAAGCTACTACAAACACACCACTGTTATATGCCTTTTTTATCATTGAAGATAAAGTCACTGACTCTTCATTTGTTCCGATACTGAGATTGATGATATCCATATTATTATTAATTGCCCAGTCAATTCCTGCTGCTATATCAGAAAGGTATCCAAACCCTTCAGCATCTAACACTTTAACAGCATAGATTGTAGCATCGGGCGCAATTCCATTTATACCAGTTGAGTTATGTTGTGCCCCGATGATTCCGGTGACATGAGTTCCATGTCCATTATCATCACTATAATCAATACTACCTTCGACAAAAGAGGCTCCACCGGCAATTTTCAAATCAGGATGGTTACGTTCAACACCACTGTCTAGTACAGCGATTTTAATTCCTTTGCCAGTTAGACTAGTAATGAAAGTTTTAGGAGGATTTTCTTCTACTTCCTGATTGATGACTTCTTCTGGATTAATATTGTAAACTTTATTC
This window contains:
- a CDS encoding M20 family metallopeptidase yields the protein MNTFLQDKQEEMLQLIEKLVNIDSGSHDKEGVDRVGAILKEKYEEIGFVVEVREEEQHGNHLVIQHKEAVDPKIILVAHMDTVFPKGTVAKRPFSIEGDRAYGPGVVDMKSSQVELLYALKALVTTGTPGYENVQIIINSDEEIGSPTSRELIEEKSQGKEYALIVEPARKDGSLVSSRRGGGRYKLVVKGKAAHSGIEPQKGRSAIEELAHKIIQLHGLTDHEKGISVNVGLIEGGSSVNTVSPRAVAHVDIRISDMEQAKILQQKIDEICSTTEVSGTEVTMRGKISRPPMEKTEQSESLLQVIQEVGKEIGIDVQDTSTGGGSDASFTAANGVATVDGMGPVGGNAHSEDEYLEIPTLTERTLLLAMTIQRLTEDD
- a CDS encoding S8 family peptidase, which codes for MSHFKKNKWAIFFLFMFMIILTSCQQSEEPNGFSAFEESNNHQTITETYMILFKKEIDKTIITTLGGSIVDQMENLPLVTAIIPSEKIKSLSENPAIQAIEKNKVYNINPEEVINQEVEENPPKTFITSLTGKGIKIAVLDSGVERNHPDLKIAGGASFVEGSIDYSDDNGHGTHVTGIIGAQHNSTGINGIAPDATIYAVKVLDAEGFGYLSDIAAGIDWAINNNMDIINLSIGTNEESVTLSSMIKKAYNSGVFVVASAGNDGDLNGETDTIDYPGRYPETIAVGAVDKNAIRANFSATGPLLEVVAPGVAILSTYLNNEYAILSGTSMSTAYATGVLALIMETNPDASASKLRTILQETSKDIGPPGKDSLYGYGIVQIPYINQGLPTKEQEQLRGPRGEIGTIKIVRRINLWTRDENGKLAYVRVLNPGERYRVYSIEDKYGGQYGVGANYWITKMPDYVHYEPYTEKVEVMKGPRGEIGYVTITQGINLWKRDESDKLHYVRVLNPGERYRVYNIDSNFGGQFDVGANHWITKIQGYVTYEPFS